A segment of the Phycisphaerae bacterium genome:
CCGGAAGCCTTCGCGACAGTCATGACGGCCGATCCCAGTCGCGGAAGAAGGGACATGACCGACCCGCACAGCGGAGGCGGAAGCGACGTCAGATCGGAAAAATGGTCGCGCGGGACAAGCAGGAGGTGCCCCTCCGCCAGCGGGGCGACATCGAGAAACGCAAGGCAGTTTTCATCCTCGTAGACCACCGACGCCGAAACCTCGGCGGATACGATCCGGCAGAAAATGCAATCGGCATCGCGAGGCATGGGGAGAAACTCCGGCGCGCACGCAGGTGTTCTTCGCCGGGGAGCGTTGGGTCGAGCAACCGGTCAGGATTCTTTCGGAGAATCCGAGCCTTCGGAATCCTGCGGTTCGGATGCCGATGCATCGGCCGGTTTGCCGGCCGCGGAGGTCTTGGCAGCCGTCTCCCGCCCCCAGCTCTTGGCCAGTCGGGCGGCCATCGCGTACCGGGCGTCGGCCCGACGCTTGCGCGCGGATCGTTCGGGCCTGGTCAACGACAAGGGGGCTTCCTCGTTGCCGACGAACTGCAGCACTGCCAACTGGGTGTGGTCCCCAAGGCGACGCTCGGAAAGCCGGATGAGCCGCGTGTATCCGCCGGGGCGATCCTCGAACCTCGCAGCAACCTTTTCGATGAGACGGAAGCTCACCGATTCTGCCGTGAAGCTCAGCCGTCCGCGCGGCTCGCCCGTGCGATAGCGCCGTCCGCTGGCCATTTGCACGGCCTTTCGGCGGGAAGCGTCGGACATTTCCACAAACGCCTCTCGATGCTCTTCGGGAATGATCGAACGCTCACCGAGGAGGCTGTGCACGATGCGCCTGGCACGAAGAGCGCCGGCATTGTCGCCGCTGGCCTTGCACTTGCGGGCCCGGATCGCCATCGTGACGATCTTCTCGATGTACGGTTGAAGGTTCTTAGCCTTCACCAGCGTCGTACGAATCTGCCCGTGCTCGATCATGCTCTGCGCCATGTTCCGGCGCAGGGCCAGGCGATGCTCGGCCGTGCGATTCAGGCGGTAAAAGTGTCGTTGATGCCGCATACTCGATTCTCACCTTCCCGTCCGAAGCGCCGCTGAGGCGTCCGGCCGAAACACTCCTTGACTAGCGCTGACTCTCCATCGTGTAGGCCGCCATCGGCCCGGAGCCCGCACCATCGCTCCCTTCCGAGCCCTGACCTTCTTCCGATTCCTCGCCGTGCCCTTCCGGCTCCAGTCCGTGAATCTCGGCGTCACTCAGATCGATGCGCTGCCCGCCAAAGGCCATGCCCAGACGCAGTCCCCGCTCCGCCAGCTTCCGCTGGACCTCATGAAGGGACGTTTTGCCAAAACTTCGGAAACGCAACAGGTCGGCCTCGGTGAGCTGCACCAGATCACGAAGGGTCTGTACACGCACCGCTTCGAGGCAGTTGTTGGCACGCACGGAGAGATTCAAGTCTGAAATCGGCGTGTTCAGCGTCTCGTTGAGTTCCGCATCGTCCAGCGTTGCCGGATGGTCAAACGCCGTCTCGCTCGTGGTGACCACGTCGGATCCGAGCTCGTAATAGAGCACAAACGGATTCAGGTGCTTGCGCAGAATCAGGCCCGCCTCGACCAGGGCATCCTCCGGGAGGACGGACCCATTGGTCCAGATATCCAGGATGAGCCGATCGTAGTTGGTCAACTGCCCCACGCGCATGTCTTCCGTCCGGAAGCGCACGCGAAGTACGGGCGAGAAGACCGACTCGACGGGAATGACGTCAAGTTCCTGATCGGGTGAGCGGTTGTCGGCTGCGGTGGCGTATCCCCTGCCGCGACGCACGCTCATCTCCGCATGGAAGGACACGTTCTCCGTCAGGTTCGCAATCACGTGCTCGGGATTCAGAATCGTAATCGACGGATCGGTTTCAATGTCCCCCGCGCGGACGACACCCGCCTGATCCCGCCGAACGACGATTCGCTTGGTTTCGTCCCCCTCGTAGCGGATCACGATGCCCTTGATGTTGAGGAGGATGTCCGTAATGTCCTCCATCACGCCGTCGATGTTGGTAAACTCGTGAGAAACACCGGCGATTTTGACGGAAGTGATGGCGGCGCCTTCCAGGCTGGAAAGCAGGACCCGCCGCAAGGAATTCCCAATCGTCGTACCGAATCCCTGCTCGAACGGCTCCACCGTGAACCGTCCGTAGGCGTTCGTGCTGATATTCTCGTCCCGGACAACACGACCCGGCAACTCCAAACCTCGCCATCGAATACGCATTCGCGAGTCCTCCTTGGTCTAGTCCGGATATGAACAAAATGAGTCGGCCAGATGCTCCACCGAGGCCGCTCTACCGACTGCACATTTCGATGATGAGCTGCTCTTCCACCGGTATCTGGACGTCCTCGCGGGTGGGCAGCGCCGCCACCACGCCTTCGAGCTTCTGCGCGTCCAGTTGGAGCCACGGCTGGACCGTGGGACCGCCTTCGCCAACCCACTGACGGACGAAAGCCTTGCTGCGATCGGAGGGCTTGACCGTGATCCGATCGCCCTGCCTGACCAGATAACTGGGCCGGTTGAGCCGCCGACCATTGACGTAAATGTGCCCGTGCGAGATGGCAACCCGGCTGGCCTTGTGAGAGGGGGCAAACCCCAGTTTCCACACCACGTTGTCCAAGCGACGCTCCAGAAGGCTGAGGAGCGCGTCGCCCGTGTTGGTCGTTCCGCTTTCGGCCATCTTGAAATAGAGGCTGAACTGGCGCTCCAGAACGCCGTAGTAACGCTTCACCTTCTGCTTCTCGCGGAGGCGAACGCCGTACTCGCCGGACTTGCGCCGCCGCCAGCCGTGCATGCCCGGAGGACGGTTACGCCACTGGCGCTCCATAGCGCACTTGGCGGTCTCGCACCGTGCTCCCTTGAGCATCAGCTTGATGCCTTCCCGCCGACACAGCCTGCATACCGGACCGATGTATCGTCCCATGTTTCCTGCTCGATCGTAATTCCCGCGCCTATCGACGCTGAAAAACAAAAGCCCAACAGATTGTAGTTGCCCGGTCGATCACGTCACATTACACCCTACGCCGCTTGGGCGGGCGGCAGCCGTTGTGCGGCAGGGGTGTGATGTCCTCGATCGAATAGATCCGCAGCCCGGCCGACTGCAGCGCCGTAACCGCCGAATCTCGACCGCTGCCCGGTCCTTTGACGCGGACTTCGACTTCCCGCATGCCGAACTTCTTGGCGGCATAAGCGGCCTGCTCAGCGGCGCGCTGTGCCGCAAAGGGCGTGCTTTTGCGCGTACCCTTGAAGCCCACCGTACCCGCCGAAGCTCGACAGAGCACTTCGCCATTCACGTCCGTGATCGTCACCAGGGTATTGTTGAAGGTCGCCTTGACGTGGACGATTCCCCTGGCCACGTTGCGACGCACCCGACGTTTTCCAGCTCTCTTGGCCAAAACCCGGCTCCTCGTTTACTACCGCAGCTCTTTCACGCTCTTCTTGCCCGCCACGGTCTTCCGCGGCCCCTTGCGCGTGCGGGCGTTGGTCCGCGTACGCTGCCCGCGGGCGGGCAGGTGCATACGATGACGCTGCCCACGGAAGCAGCGAATATCCTTCAGACGCTGGATGTTGGACTGGATCGTCCGGCGCAACTGGCCTTCCACCGCGAAATTGCGATCGATGACGCTTGCGATCCGGGCGACCTCCTCCTCGGTAAGGTCCTTGGCCTTGACCCCAGCGGCAATATCCGATTCCTTGAGGACATCCTGGGCCAACTTCGGCCCGATGCCGTAGATGTAGCGCAAGGAGTACTCGATGCGCTTGTCGGCCGGGATGTCCACGCCAGCAATTCTGGGCACGCCGAATCTCCTCTGAAACTACCCTTGACGCTGCTTGTGACGCGGGTTCGTGCACACGACGCGCACGACACCCTTCCGCTTGATGATCTTGCAGTTTTCACAGATCCGTCGCACGCTCGGTCGAACTTTCATGATCCAACTTCCTTCCGGCACCCGGACGATTCCCGGGACAAAGTCACCTCAACGACCGTCGGTCAAGACGTCCACGCCATCGTCCGTCACGGCGATGGTGTGCTCGAAATGCGCCGAGAAACTGCGATCCCGCGTCACCACGACCCAACGGTCGGCGTCGCCGTATTCCACGCGATGGGAGCCCACGGCCACCATCGGCTCAACCGCGAGGGTCATTCGCGGGAGCAACTCGAAATCGCCCCGCTTGCGTCCCTCGTCCCAGAAATTCGGAACCTTGGGCTCCTCGTGCATTTCCCGGCCGATTCCGTGTCCCACAAAATCGCGAATCACGGAAAAGCCGGATTCTTCCACGAAGGCCTGCATCCGACCGGCAACCTCGCTCCACGCGCGATGCGGACGCATCTCCCGCAAAGCAATCTGCAACGCGCCCTGGGTTATCTCCAGCAACCGCGTTGCCTGCTCGGACACGTCGCCCACCGCGATGGTCGTGGCCGAGTCGCCGCAATAGCCTTCCAGTCGCACGCCGCAATCGACGCCGACGATATCGCCGCTCTTCAACTGCCGCTTGCCCGGTACGCCGTGGACCAGCTCTTCGTTCACGCTGATGCACAGAGCGGCCGGGAACGGCCTGCGAGCCTGGGGATTCTCGACCCCTTTGAACAGGGCCACCCCCCCGGCTTCGGCAATCATCGCTTCCGCAACTTCGTTCAGTTCGCCCGTGGTCACCCCGGGCTGGGCCAATTCCCTCATTTTCGCGAGCACCGCATGCACCACCCGGCCCGCAGCGCGCATGCGCTCAATCTCTCGCTCGCTCTTGAGAATAATGCCTCGCTTTTGCACCTGCATACATGCCCGAACTCACGTCAGGCCCAAATCAAGTCTTATTCGCCAGCGCCAAACGGCGCAAAGGGCACGCCCTATCGGCCGCCCCGGATCGGGCCTTCCGTTCCGAGGAAGCCCTTGTAATTTCGCATAATCAGATTCGCCTCGATACGCTGCACAAGGTCCAGCGTCACGCTGACGACGATGAGCAGGCCCGTGCCGCCGAGAAACGCGGAGACCATGAACGGAATGCCCATCGACCGGGTTACCAGTGTGGGAATAATCGCGATGATCGCCAGGAAGCCGGCGCCGACATACGTAATGCGGCCCATGACCCGTTCGAGGTAGTCCGCCGTCCGCTTGCCCGGCCGAAGCCCCGGGATAAAGCTCCCGTAGTCGCGGAGGTTGTTGGCCATTTCCTTGGGACGGAACTGCACGGTCGTCCAGAAGTAAGCAAAGAAATAGATCGCCAGGATCTCGCAAACGATGTAGACGTACCCGCCCCGAGTGAACGCGCCCTGCAAGGCGATCAGGAACTGCGTCGGCCAGGCGTTGGCCAGCGCGCCGAAAATGATGCCCGGGAAGATCATCATCGAGCTGGCGAAGATGATGGGCATCACGCCGCCGTGATTGACCCGCAGGGGCAGGTAATGTCGCTGGCCGCCGTACACCCGGCGTCCGCGGGTCTGCTTCGCCTGCTGGATCGGAATCCGCCGCTGCGCCTGCTGGATGAGAATCGCCCCGGCCACAACCGCCACAAACATTACCGCCAGGAGGAGCAGCTTGGGGACGTCGAACTGCCCTTCGGCGCTGGTGCCGCCGAAGGAAATGCCCTGCCACACCGTCATGATGGCGTTGGGCAGACGAGCCACAATGCCGGCCGTGATGATCAGCGAAATGCCGCTCCCGATCCCGTACTCGTCGATCTGCTCGCCAAGCCACATCAGAAACACGGCACCGCCGGTAAGCAGACAGAGCGACAGCAGCATGTACGTGAACGTCATGCCGAAGAACGGTCCTTCATAGCGCGGGAACAGCAGGTCCTGTGAAGCGAGATACTTCATCCAGAAAATGCCGTTCACCAGGCAGAGGAAGACCGTGAGATATCGCGTGTATTCCTGAATCTTCCGTCGGCCGGTGTCACCCTCACGCGACAGCTTCTCCAGGCTCGGCACGACCGTGACCAGGAGCTGGAGAATGATGGAGGCCGAGATGTAGGGCATGATGCCGAGACCGAAGATGGTGCTCTGGTGGAGGTTACCACCCGTAAAAATCTGGAAATACTGCACCAGGTCACCCAGGCCGCCCCCGCCGCCGGTCGGCATGCTCGCGGCCATCTGCCGCTGGTCCACGCCGGGAACCGGCACGTAGTACCCCACGCGGTAGATCGCGAGCATACCGATCGTGAACAGGAGCTTGTTGCGCAGCTCCGGAATCTTGAAGATGTTTAGCAGCGTTCCGATCATGCCCGATCTCTCAAGCTCAGATGCCGAAGCCCCGCCTCACCGATAACCCGGTGCACGGCTCGCTCGACGACTATGCCTTAACTCTGGCCTCTCCGCCCGCGGCCTGAATCTTCTCCATGGCCGATTTGCTGAACTTCGCCGCGTCGATCGTCAGCTTCTTGGTCAGATTGCCGTCTCCGAGAATCTTCACGGGATCTTTCGCGTTGCCGATCAGCCCCGCCTCCCGAAGCAGCTGTGCGGTCACGTGTGTGCCGGCATCAAAGCGCGCCTCCAAAGCTGACAGGTTGACCACTGCATACGCTTGGCGAAAAGCAGCGTTCGAAAACCCGCGCTTGGGCGTGCGACGGAAGATGGGCGTCTGCCCACCTTCCTGCAGGCCGCGCTGACGCCAACCCGAGCGCTGACCGCCGCCCTTGTGGCCGCGACCGCAGGTCTTGCCATGTCCTGAGGACCGACCCCGACCTACGCGTTTCCGGCCTTTGTCGGCGCCGGCCTCTCTGGTGATTTCCGCAAGATTCACGATCCGCACTCCGCCCAATTACCCTGCCAACCGTACGCCCCGCAACCGTTCGATGTTCTCTCGCGTGAGCAGTTGTTTCAGGCCGTCATATGTCGCGAGAACGAGGTTCTTGGGACTGGTCGACCCGTAACTCTTGGTCAATACGTCCTTCACGCCCGCCATTTCCAGGACGGCACGGACACTGGAGCCCGCAATGACGCCCGTTCCGGGCGATGCCGGAAGCATGACGACCCGGCTTGCCCCATAGCGACCGATGACCCGGTGGGGAAGCGTGCCCCCGACCAGGTTGATCCGCTTCATGTTTCGAGCCGCGAGCCGCTTGCCCTTTTCGACCGACCCGGGGACTTCGTTGGCCTTGCCGTAGCCGACGCCCACGTTTCCGTTGCGGTCGCCGACGACCACCAGCGAGCCGAAGCTGAACCGCCGTCCGCCACGCACCACCGTTGCACAGCGATAGATGCGAACGACGACCTCCTCCATCCCCGATTCGCCTTCGTCCGTCGCCGGACGGGGTCCCCGGCCCGAGGACCGCCCGCCCCGAGGCGCCTCGCGCTTAGGTGCTTGAGGTTCCTGGGTGGTCGTTGCCGTGCCTGAGGCAGGTGCTTCAGAGGCCGGAGCTTCCGCAGCCGGCTGCTCGACTGTTTTATCCTGTTCTTCCGCCATGCGCTTTTTTCCGCCCAACCATTCCAGAGACCGCCCGCCACGTGGCATCGGCCCGACAGCCTGCCGCCTAGAACTTCAACCCTGCTTCGCGTACCGCATCCGCCAAGGCCTTGATCCGCCCGCCGTAGCGGTAGCCGTTGCGATCAAAGCAGACCATCGACACCTGCTTGGAAACCGCCGCCTCCGCCAGTGCCTGGCCGACGAGCTTGGCCGCTTCCTTGCTACGCCCGTTAGAGACCCGGTCGCGAAGGTCTTTCGCCCGCGTGCTCGCGGAGCAGATGGTCCGACCGGCAAGGTCGTCAATCAGTTGCACGTAAATGTGCTTATCGCTCCGAAACACCGTCAACCGGGGTCGCTCGGCCGTACCACGGATCCGCTTGCGCAGACCCTTTTTGCGCCGCATCCGCCGACTCAACGCTTCCACACGATCCTTCATCGCCCGATTCCCGAAAACCAGTGGTGCCGATGCGTGGGATGAACCACGCGCGGCACCAGATTACCTGTTAGCCGCCACCGGTCAGGGCCTTGCCCTGCTTGCGGATTACGTGCTCGCCCTGGTAACGGATACCCTTGCCCTTGTACGGTTCCGTCTTGCGCAGCGCCCGCACCTCGGCCGCAAACTGCCCGACGCGCTGCTTGTCAATTCCTCGAACAACGAATACAGCCGGTTCGTTGTCACCTCGCGTCTGCTCACGCTCCACGGTGACCTCGATACCCGCGGGAACGTCGACTTCGAACTGGGAGCCGACGCCACGACGCCGGCCGGAGTACCCGATGTTCAGGTGGAGCTTCTTGCCCACCAGTTTGCAGTTGTACCCCGTGCCATAGATTTCGAGCCTTTCCTCGAATCCCTCCGTCACGCCGCGGACCATGTTGGCGAGCAGCGCCCGGGCCAGACCGTGGTTGGCTCGAATCTGCTTCTCATCGGAGGTCCGCGTGACCTCGATTTCCTTGCGGTCGGAATCGACGGCGATTTTCGCCCCGCGCGGCGTCCGCAGCGCCGATGTCCCCTTGGGACCGGTGACCGTCACCTCCTCCGGACCGACCTTCACGGTCACGCCGGAGGGTAGCGGAATGGGTTTCTTGCCGACACGAGACATCGCCCTGCTGCTCCACAAAAGCCGGTCGAATCGCCCCTGCGACCCGATCCGACGGGCATCAATACACCTGACAAAGCACTTCGCCGCCGACGCGCTGCTCGCGACAGGCGCGATCACTCAGCACGCCCCGGCTCGTCGAAACGATATTCACACCGAGACCGTCCAGCACCCGGGGCAGCGTCTCCACACCCGAATAGGTGCGACACCCGACGCGGGAGATACGCTTCAGGTTATGAATCACGTCCTCGCCGCGCGGTCCGTACTTCAACTCCACCCGAAGCATGCGCTTGGCGCCCACCTCGATCACGTCGTGGTCGTTGACGTATCCTTCTTCCTTCAGGACCCGGGCGATACCCTCCTTGATCTTGGAATAGGGCATCGAAACCGTCTTCTTGCGGGCCCTGGCGGCATTGCGAATCCGCGTGAGCATGTCCGCGATCGGATCACTCCACATATACGCTCATCCTTCGGCAACCTTGCCGTATCTGCTCCGGCTCCTTGCGCCGGCTTACCAACTTGCCTTTCGCACCCCGGGAATCAACCCTTCCAGGGCCATCTTCCGAAAACAAACGCGGCAAAGCCGGAACTTGCGGTAAACGGCACGAGACCGACCACAAACCGCACAGCGCCGCACGACACGCGACGCGAACTTCGGTTGCTTCCTCGCCTTGTTGACCCACGC
Coding sequences within it:
- a CDS encoding HIT family protein, producing MPRDADCIFCRIVSAEVSASVVYEDENCLAFLDVAPLAEGHLLLVPRDHFSDLTSLPPPLCGSVMSLLPRLGSAVMTVAKASGFNVLVNNGKAAGQAVPHVHIHVIPRVASDGLGYRWNASKYAPGRAEVLAEAYQRALRTPS
- the rplQ gene encoding 50S ribosomal protein L17, producing MRHQRHFYRLNRTAEHRLALRRNMAQSMIEHGQIRTTLVKAKNLQPYIEKIVTMAIRARKCKASGDNAGALRARRIVHSLLGERSIIPEEHREAFVEMSDASRRKAVQMASGRRYRTGEPRGRLSFTAESVSFRLIEKVAARFEDRPGGYTRLIRLSERRLGDHTQLAVLQFVGNEEAPLSLTRPERSARKRRADARYAMAARLAKSWGRETAAKTSAAGKPADASASEPQDSEGSDSPKES
- a CDS encoding DNA-directed RNA polymerase subunit alpha, which gives rise to MRIRWRGLELPGRVVRDENISTNAYGRFTVEPFEQGFGTTIGNSLRRVLLSSLEGAAITSVKIAGVSHEFTNIDGVMEDITDILLNIKGIVIRYEGDETKRIVVRRDQAGVVRAGDIETDPSITILNPEHVIANLTENVSFHAEMSVRRGRGYATAADNRSPDQELDVIPVESVFSPVLRVRFRTEDMRVGQLTNYDRLILDIWTNGSVLPEDALVEAGLILRKHLNPFVLYYELGSDVVTTSETAFDHPATLDDAELNETLNTPISDLNLSVRANNCLEAVRVQTLRDLVQLTEADLLRFRSFGKTSLHEVQRKLAERGLRLGMAFGGQRIDLSDAEIHGLEPEGHGEESEEGQGSEGSDGAGSGPMAAYTMESQR
- the rpsD gene encoding 30S ribosomal protein S4, with translation MGRYIGPVCRLCRREGIKLMLKGARCETAKCAMERQWRNRPPGMHGWRRRKSGEYGVRLREKQKVKRYYGVLERQFSLYFKMAESGTTNTGDALLSLLERRLDNVVWKLGFAPSHKASRVAISHGHIYVNGRRLNRPSYLVRQGDRITVKPSDRSKAFVRQWVGEGGPTVQPWLQLDAQKLEGVVAALPTREDVQIPVEEQLIIEMCSR
- the rpsK gene encoding 30S ribosomal protein S11, translated to MAKRAGKRRVRRNVARGIVHVKATFNNTLVTITDVNGEVLCRASAGTVGFKGTRKSTPFAAQRAAEQAAYAAKKFGMREVEVRVKGPGSGRDSAVTALQSAGLRIYSIEDITPLPHNGCRPPKRRRV
- the rpsM gene encoding 30S ribosomal protein S13, which translates into the protein MPRIAGVDIPADKRIEYSLRYIYGIGPKLAQDVLKESDIAAGVKAKDLTEEEVARIASVIDRNFAVEGQLRRTIQSNIQRLKDIRCFRGQRHRMHLPARGQRTRTNARTRKGPRKTVAGKKSVKELR
- the rpmJ gene encoding 50S ribosomal protein L36 gives rise to the protein MKVRPSVRRICENCKIIKRKGVVRVVCTNPRHKQRQG
- the map gene encoding type I methionyl aminopeptidase, encoding MQVQKRGIILKSEREIERMRAAGRVVHAVLAKMRELAQPGVTTGELNEVAEAMIAEAGGVALFKGVENPQARRPFPAALCISVNEELVHGVPGKRQLKSGDIVGVDCGVRLEGYCGDSATTIAVGDVSEQATRLLEITQGALQIALREMRPHRAWSEVAGRMQAFVEESGFSVIRDFVGHGIGREMHEEPKVPNFWDEGRKRGDFELLPRMTLAVEPMVAVGSHRVEYGDADRWVVVTRDRSFSAHFEHTIAVTDDGVDVLTDGR
- the secY gene encoding preprotein translocase subunit SecY, which gives rise to MIGTLLNIFKIPELRNKLLFTIGMLAIYRVGYYVPVPGVDQRQMAASMPTGGGGGLGDLVQYFQIFTGGNLHQSTIFGLGIMPYISASIILQLLVTVVPSLEKLSREGDTGRRKIQEYTRYLTVFLCLVNGIFWMKYLASQDLLFPRYEGPFFGMTFTYMLLSLCLLTGGAVFLMWLGEQIDEYGIGSGISLIITAGIVARLPNAIMTVWQGISFGGTSAEGQFDVPKLLLLAVMFVAVVAGAILIQQAQRRIPIQQAKQTRGRRVYGGQRHYLPLRVNHGGVMPIIFASSMMIFPGIIFGALANAWPTQFLIALQGAFTRGGYVYIVCEILAIYFFAYFWTTVQFRPKEMANNLRDYGSFIPGLRPGKRTADYLERVMGRITYVGAGFLAIIAIIPTLVTRSMGIPFMVSAFLGGTGLLIVVSVTLDLVQRIEANLIMRNYKGFLGTEGPIRGGR
- the rplO gene encoding 50S ribosomal protein L15; the protein is MNLAEITREAGADKGRKRVGRGRSSGHGKTCGRGHKGGGQRSGWRQRGLQEGGQTPIFRRTPKRGFSNAAFRQAYAVVNLSALEARFDAGTHVTAQLLREAGLIGNAKDPVKILGDGNLTKKLTIDAAKFSKSAMEKIQAAGGEARVKA
- the rpsE gene encoding 30S ribosomal protein S5; the protein is MEEVVVRIYRCATVVRGGRRFSFGSLVVVGDRNGNVGVGYGKANEVPGSVEKGKRLAARNMKRINLVGGTLPHRVIGRYGASRVVMLPASPGTGVIAGSSVRAVLEMAGVKDVLTKSYGSTSPKNLVLATYDGLKQLLTRENIERLRGVRLAG
- a CDS encoding 50S ribosomal protein L18; translation: MKDRVEALSRRMRRKKGLRKRIRGTAERPRLTVFRSDKHIYVQLIDDLAGRTICSASTRAKDLRDRVSNGRSKEAAKLVGQALAEAAVSKQVSMVCFDRNGYRYGGRIKALADAVREAGLKF
- the rplF gene encoding 50S ribosomal protein L6 — encoded protein: MSRVGKKPIPLPSGVTVKVGPEEVTVTGPKGTSALRTPRGAKIAVDSDRKEIEVTRTSDEKQIRANHGLARALLANMVRGVTEGFEERLEIYGTGYNCKLVGKKLHLNIGYSGRRRGVGSQFEVDVPAGIEVTVEREQTRGDNEPAVFVVRGIDKQRVGQFAAEVRALRKTEPYKGKGIRYQGEHVIRKQGKALTGGG
- the rpsH gene encoding 30S ribosomal protein S8 produces the protein MWSDPIADMLTRIRNAARARKKTVSMPYSKIKEGIARVLKEEGYVNDHDVIEVGAKRMLRVELKYGPRGEDVIHNLKRISRVGCRTYSGVETLPRVLDGLGVNIVSTSRGVLSDRACREQRVGGEVLCQVY
- a CDS encoding type Z 30S ribosomal protein S14, producing MATTAWVNKARKQPKFASRVVRRCAVCGRSRAVYRKFRLCRVCFRKMALEGLIPGVRKASW